One region of Corvus cornix cornix isolate S_Up_H32 chromosome 14, ASM73873v5, whole genome shotgun sequence genomic DNA includes:
- the METTL22 gene encoding methyltransferase-like protein 22: MPANGREWNPFVAALHKGLFEHCRCFSHQHTMVDLAEKEMDNPTFRSDTVLSDVHLHCPSKRHLMVRLNAVGQPVFLSYFKLLWSTEDLASGKHMREITAGREHQCRKGDELCDKDKSNIKKEEELNSEGVEALLDDDGDLEVVRRPQSASGLEAEDLLRDIVCPVILMKGKEDAFEDEEPECTCSDFVKIEHTMATPLEDVGKQVWRAAFLLADYIFFKRDTFRCCSVLELGGGTGISSIIMGTVAKRVYCTDVGEDLLAMCEQNVALNKHLMESGGGEVKVKELDWLKDEFCTDREAPYSWSEEEIADLLDHCSVIMAADVFYDDDLTDALFRTLYRLTHNLKNSCTVYLALEKRLNFTLRHMDVTCEAYSHFRSTLNDLENLQDGKMKYTVEPIKLDFCQFLVYERIEQLELWKIMAEHLT; encoded by the exons ATGCCTGCAAATGGAAGAGAATGGAATCCCTTCGTGGCAGCACTGCATAAGGGACTGTTTGAGCACTGCAGATGTTTCTCTCACCAGCACACCATGGTAGATTTagcagagaaggagatggaTAACCCCACGTTTAGAAGTGACACTGTGCTGTCTGATGTTCACTTGCACTGCCCAAGCAAAAGACACCTCATGGTACGACTGAATGCAGTTGGACAGCCAG TATTCCTGTCATATTTCAAACTCCTTTGGAGCACAGAAGATTTGGCATCTGGGAAACACATGAGAGAAATTACTGCAGGAAGAGAACACCAGTGCAGAAAAGGAGATGAACTGTGTGACAAGGACAAGAGtaacataaaaaaagaagaagaattaaataGTGAAGGAGTAGAAGCTCTGCTAGATGATGATGGAGACTTGGAAGTGGTCAGAAGGCCTCAAAGTGCCTCTGGTTTGGAAGCAGAGGATCTTTTGAGGGATATAGTGTGCCCTGTAATTCtgatgaaagggaaagaagatgcTTTTGAAGATGAAGAGCCGGAGTGCACTTGCAGTGATTTTGTTAAAATAG AACACACTATGGCAACCCCCTTAGAAGACGTTGGTAAACAA GTCTGGCGTGCTGCCTTCCTTCTGGCtgattacattttctttaaaagggaCACATTCAGGTGttgctctgtgctggagctTGGAGGTGGCACTGGGATTTCCAGCATTATCATGGGAACAGTTGCCAAGAGAGTTTATTGCACGG ATGTTGGTGAAGATCTTCTGGCCATGTGTGAGCAAAATGTTGCATTAAACAAACACCTGATGGAGTCAGGGG GAGGGGAAGTTAAAGTGAAAGAACTGGATTGGCTGAAAGATGAATTCTGCACTG atcGTGAAGCTCCTTATAGCTGGTCTGAAGAAGAGATTGCTGATTTGCTTGATCACTGTTCTGTGATAATGGCAGCTGATG TGTTCTATGATGATGACCTGACAGATGCCTTGTTCAGAACTCTGTATAGACTCACACACAACTTGAAAAATTCTTGCACAGTTTACTTAGCACTAGAAAAGAG GCTGAACTTCACTTTAAGACATATGGACGTTACATGTGAGGCCTACAGTCACTTTAGAAGTACTCTAAATGATTTGGAGAACCTTcaagatggaaaaatgaaatatacaGTGGAGCCCATTAAGCTTGATTTCTGCCAGTTCCTTGTTTATGAGCGAATTGAGCAGTTG GAATTGTGGAAGATCATGGCCGAACACCTAACGTGA